In a genomic window of Campylobacter concisus:
- the aspS gene encoding aspartate--tRNA ligase, giving the protein MRSHYCTDLSKADIGKEVILCGWANTYRDHGGVVFIDLRDVSGLIQLVCDPADSKEAHDVAAKVRDEYVLKAKGKVRARGEGLTNPKLKTGEIEVIVSELIIENPSEPLPFMIGDESVNEDIRLKYRFLDLRSERLQNIFKMRSRAAIAARNSLDKMGFIEFETPVLTRATPEGARDYLVPSRVYPGQFYALPQSPQLFKQLLMCSGFDKYFQIAKCFRDEDLRADRQPEFTQIDIEMSFVEQEDIINMAETMLKDIFKACGYDIKTPFRRMSYKEATETYGSDKPDLRYDLKMIDVIDIFERSSNEIFSSIAKDKKKNRIKALKVPNGDNIFSKREMNRFEEFVRKFGAQGLGYFQMKEEGLKGPLCKFFEQSDLDEIVSRCELKVGDVVFFGAGKKKIVLDYMGRFRIFLAEQMGIIDQDRLEFLWVLDFPMFEQNDDGSYSAMHHPFTMPKNIDEPDLEDILSIAHDVVLNGFELGGGSIRIHKNDIQQKVFKLLGIDEEEQREKFGFLLDALTFGAPPHGGIAIGFDRLNMLVNKASSIRDVIAFPKTQRAQCPLTKAPSHASNEQLRELGLRIREKEQKN; this is encoded by the coding sequence ATGCGAAGTCATTATTGTACCGATCTTAGCAAAGCTGATATCGGTAAAGAAGTAATACTTTGTGGCTGGGCAAATACATATAGAGACCATGGTGGCGTTGTTTTCATCGACTTAAGAGACGTTAGTGGGCTTATACAATTAGTTTGTGATCCAGCTGATAGCAAAGAAGCACATGACGTGGCTGCAAAAGTAAGAGATGAATATGTCTTAAAAGCAAAAGGAAAAGTAAGAGCTAGAGGCGAAGGCCTAACCAATCCAAAGCTAAAAACTGGTGAGATAGAGGTGATAGTAAGCGAGCTCATCATAGAAAATCCGAGCGAGCCACTACCATTTATGATAGGCGATGAGAGCGTAAATGAGGATATCAGGCTAAAATACCGCTTTTTAGACCTTAGAAGCGAGCGTTTGCAAAATATCTTTAAAATGCGTTCTCGCGCGGCGATCGCAGCTAGAAACAGCCTAGATAAGATGGGCTTTATCGAGTTTGAAACTCCTGTTTTAACGCGCGCAACTCCAGAAGGAGCGAGAGACTACCTAGTGCCAAGCCGTGTATATCCAGGCCAATTTTACGCACTTCCACAAAGTCCACAGCTATTTAAACAGCTTTTGATGTGTTCTGGCTTTGATAAATATTTCCAAATCGCAAAATGCTTCCGCGACGAAGACTTAAGGGCTGATCGCCAACCAGAATTTACTCAAATAGATATCGAAATGAGCTTTGTCGAGCAAGAAGATATCATAAATATGGCCGAGACGATGCTAAAAGACATCTTTAAAGCCTGCGGATACGATATTAAAACGCCATTTAGACGCATGAGCTACAAAGAGGCGACCGAGACTTATGGCTCAGATAAGCCTGATCTTAGATACGATCTAAAAATGATCGATGTGATCGATATTTTCGAGCGCTCAAGCAATGAAATTTTTAGCTCTATCGCAAAAGATAAGAAGAAAAACCGCATCAAAGCACTAAAAGTACCAAATGGCGACAATATCTTTAGTAAGCGTGAGATGAATAGATTTGAGGAATTTGTACGTAAATTTGGTGCACAAGGTCTTGGCTACTTCCAAATGAAAGAAGAAGGACTAAAAGGCCCACTTTGTAAATTTTTCGAGCAAAGCGATCTTGACGAGATCGTCTCAAGATGTGAACTAAAAGTTGGTGACGTCGTATTCTTTGGAGCTGGTAAAAAGAAGATCGTGCTTGATTATATGGGACGATTTAGAATTTTCCTAGCTGAACAAATGGGCATCATCGATCAAGACAGACTTGAGTTTTTATGGGTGCTTGACTTCCCAATGTTTGAGCAAAATGACGATGGCAGCTACTCTGCGATGCACCATCCATTTACTATGCCAAAAAATATAGACGAGCCTGATCTTGAGGACATCCTATCTATCGCTCACGACGTCGTACTAAACGGCTTTGAGCTTGGCGGCGGAAGTATAAGAATTCACAAAAACGATATCCAACAAAAAGTATTTAAACTTCTTGGCATAGATGAAGAGGAGCAGCGTGAGAAATTTGGCTTCTTGCTTGATGCCTTGACATTTGGTGCGCCTCCACATGGTGGTATCGCGATTGGATTTGATAGACTAAATATGCTTGTAAATAAAGCAAGCTCGATCCGTGATGTTATAGCCTTCCCTAAAACACAACGTGCTCAGTGCCCACTAACAAAGGCACCAAGCCACGCTAGCAATGAACAGCTTAGGGAGCTAGGACTAAGGATAAGAGAGAAAGAGCAAAAGAATTAA
- a CDS encoding adenylate kinase: MKNLFLIIGAPGSGKTTDASIIAQQDEKFAHFSTGDLLRAEVASGSELGKLIDGFISKGNLVPLDVVVNAIVSAIKSSNKSNIIIDGYPRSVEQMTELDKVLSEQKEISLKGVIEVDVSEDVARARVLGRARGADDNNEVFNNRMKVYLDPIKPIRKFYSEKELLHVVNGERGIDEIVADIKDLLAKLL; the protein is encoded by the coding sequence ATGAAAAATTTATTTTTAATCATCGGCGCTCCAGGCTCCGGCAAAACAACAGACGCATCGATCATTGCACAACAAGATGAGAAATTTGCACACTTTTCAACTGGCGATCTTTTAAGAGCTGAAGTCGCAAGTGGTAGCGAGCTTGGCAAACTAATAGATGGCTTTATCTCAAAAGGAAATTTAGTTCCGCTTGACGTCGTCGTAAATGCGATCGTCTCAGCTATCAAAAGCTCAAATAAATCAAACATCATAATAGACGGCTACCCAAGAAGCGTTGAGCAAATGACTGAACTTGATAAGGTATTAAGCGAACAAAAAGAAATTTCTCTAAAAGGTGTCATCGAAGTAGATGTTAGCGAAGATGTGGCAAGAGCTAGAGTGCTTGGCCGTGCAAGAGGCGCTGACGATAACAACGAAGTCTTTAACAACCGCATGAAAGTCTATCTTGATCCGATCAAACCTATCCGCAAATTTTACAGCGAAAAAGAGCTACTTCACGTAGTAAATGGCGAGCGTGGCATCGATGAGATCGTAGCTGATATCAAAGATTTACTAGCTAAACTTTTATGA
- a CDS encoding NirD/YgiW/YdeI family stress tolerance protein, which translates to MKKIIIASLAASIAMAGGFTSKYSSETISVKEALKLKDDAKVVLEGKIKSHIKSDKYEFIDKNGDVITIEIDNKKWGNITANEDTPLRIRGKVDKDLMKTEIDVDSIERL; encoded by the coding sequence ATGAAAAAAATTATAATCGCTTCACTAGCTGCTAGCATCGCAATGGCTGGGGGCTTTACATCAAAATATTCAAGTGAAACGATAAGCGTAAAAGAGGCTTTAAAACTAAAAGACGACGCTAAAGTCGTACTTGAGGGCAAAATAAAATCGCACATAAAATCAGACAAATATGAATTTATCGATAAAAATGGTGACGTCATTACTATTGAGATTGATAATAAAAAATGGGGTAACATAACAGCCAACGAAGATACACCTTTAAGAATAAGAGGCAAAGTGGATAAAGACCTTATGAAAACAGAGATCGATGTCGATAGCATAGAGAGGTTATAA
- the ppa gene encoding inorganic diphosphatase, with product MDVSKIKAGSNPDKINAVIEIPYGSNIKYEIDKDSGAVVVDRVLYSAMFYPANYGFVPNTLAADGDPADILVLNEYPLQAGSVIPCRLIGVLVMEDEAGMDEKLLAVPVTKIDPRYDAIKSYEDLPAATLNKIKNFFETYKILEPNKWVKVKEFKDANAAKEILDTAIKNYK from the coding sequence ATGGACGTTTCAAAGATCAAAGCTGGCTCAAACCCAGACAAAATCAATGCCGTAATCGAAATACCTTATGGCTCAAATATCAAATACGAGATCGACAAAGATAGCGGTGCAGTAGTAGTTGATCGTGTGCTTTACTCAGCGATGTTTTACCCAGCAAACTACGGCTTTGTGCCAAACACGCTCGCAGCTGACGGCGATCCAGCTGATATTTTGGTACTAAATGAGTATCCACTCCAAGCTGGCAGCGTCATCCCTTGCCGTTTAATAGGTGTTTTGGTGATGGAAGATGAGGCGGGTATGGATGAGAAACTTTTGGCTGTGCCAGTTACAAAGATTGATCCAAGATATGATGCGATAAAAAGCTACGAGGATCTGCCGGCTGCAACACTAAATAAGATCAAAAATTTCTTTGAAACTTATAAAATTCTTGAGCCAAACAAATGGGTTAAAGTGAAAGAATTTAAAGACGCAAATGCTGCAAAAGAGATTTTAGACACTGCAATAAAAAATTATAAATAA
- a CDS encoding S6 family peptidase, giving the protein MKNNKFGISIALASILCACANAQVMDIGTNYYRDYLDFAQNKGAFAPQDAPLEFAQRNGDKFTFDKIPNSGARNNKGNFTSLGRNFVVTANHTLGAAAASNFNENRGWFGNTKYEYLTSHTATPTERLYNSDTAYMRTTKYIVEGQIDPLDVPNLDISGADRTKDEANAKKIEDYIKDIKNSGGARGDNVLAYQAGTGALGLEKPKPKTESDGYNTVVSAREFEDQGIVNQALGGSVNEISVNYSTHYKTNLSSINRPGVYMFMTSDRGFRNRLLPGDSGSGFFVYDTVAQKWVLVGVLSAVADNSNHASIVTMRDFSDYRRNYENLVSGLNVSNAQLVRNKDNIFNAANGSSITLNSNLDLGHGGIVVNSGNFTLLNGIGSNKITRLAGFDVASGASLSLNVVADTSVHKVGKGSLIVNSSGNKTLRLGDGIVDLRAVNAFEKIYLTSGRGLLRLSVDDSLKDKIFFGNGGGKLDLNGFDQIFNNVSANSNAAKITNLSTQKATLKINGESGKDTIFHASVDKNIDVKHDGQGRELVFDGGFDIDGSLSLNNAKVTLQGHPTAHATADASVLTQAVKDKIAAAGLSEPSYMDLTRPSTLSQPDWDKRKFNTKEGIKINSSELTIGKDADVNSDIEAKNSVINLSGELTHYIDKFDGSNTYDDGLKYRQNVEKGNLLVKDVSFKNRIVMDSDSMLRVGGTKTKLKELVINGKNTAPTRSIVAGSGKLEIENLDVSGANKLTFDPDTIVAKNLNIKNFSNANEPILDFKKVLTLGAGMKFNIDFTAALKGEMTAEKTYTLVSAESIVNKGAIFNTEQKINGLFTTYAIKDGKIMMRLSDKKAENPSATPGSEQELRLTGFSERQNKILNMFKNRPEYESAIQSGDTETLRQMALKAESDMKKISASSLKVSAKALQNGNELINSRLSQITQLRAKADISQFRLAGLESDFKPTAAIAYEAAEASRQRNNFWVNVNGAYFKDKDSGGDLKFYGTYIGYDRSYDEFILGVNAGMSKAKFNSGAMSDDAKIYSFGAYGFFERDAHEIQSNLNLAFVNSKRSLNDSQKASVRSTGILSSNYYKYKISIGSNGEYTQAIKPVLALEFGANGVKGFKNDRYDQRDINDFNVALGVGVEYVLNSDKNAFAAQFLVKQNIYNSDDKSYVSLNNSNEYVDYKLDNNKPVYKLNLIADAKISENFALSYQLGGMLGNDKSYGVSGGIKLEYKF; this is encoded by the coding sequence TTGAAAAATAACAAATTCGGTATTTCTATCGCTTTGGCAAGCATTTTATGCGCTTGTGCAAATGCGCAGGTTATGGATATAGGAACGAATTATTATAGGGATTATCTTGATTTCGCGCAAAATAAGGGAGCTTTTGCTCCACAAGACGCTCCGCTAGAATTTGCGCAAAGAAACGGCGACAAATTCACGTTTGATAAAATCCCAAATAGCGGCGCTAGAAATAATAAAGGAAATTTTACTTCGCTCGGACGAAATTTCGTCGTAACGGCGAACCATACGTTGGGGGCTGCCGCGGCTAGTAATTTTAACGAAAATAGGGGATGGTTTGGTAATACTAAATACGAATATCTAACCTCTCATACGGCGACCCCGACCGAGAGGCTATACAACTCCGATACAGCCTATATGCGAACCACAAAATATATCGTAGAGGGACAAATCGATCCGCTAGACGTACCGAATTTAGATATCTCAGGCGCCGATAGAACCAAAGATGAGGCCAATGCAAAAAAGATAGAAGACTATATAAAAGATATAAAAAATAGCGGCGGGGCTAGAGGCGATAACGTCCTTGCCTATCAGGCGGGCACCGGAGCGCTCGGGCTTGAAAAGCCAAAACCAAAGACGGAGTCGGATGGATATAACACCGTCGTAAGCGCAAGAGAATTTGAAGATCAAGGTATCGTTAACCAGGCTTTGGGCGGAAGCGTAAATGAAATAAGCGTAAATTATTCGACACATTATAAAACTAATCTTTCAAGTATAAATAGGCCCGGCGTTTATATGTTTATGACCTCTGATAGAGGCTTTAGAAATAGACTTTTGCCGGGCGATAGCGGTTCTGGGTTTTTCGTGTACGATACGGTGGCGCAAAAATGGGTTTTAGTAGGGGTTTTATCGGCGGTCGCCGATAATAGCAATCACGCCTCAATAGTAACAATGAGAGATTTTAGCGACTATAGGAGAAATTACGAAAATTTAGTAAGCGGTTTAAACGTCTCAAATGCCCAACTCGTAAGAAATAAAGATAATATATTTAACGCCGCAAACGGTTCAAGCATTACGCTAAATTCTAACCTTGACTTAGGCCACGGCGGAATCGTCGTAAATAGCGGAAATTTTACCCTTCTAAACGGTATCGGAAGCAATAAAATAACTAGACTTGCGGGCTTTGACGTAGCTAGCGGCGCAAGTTTGAGCTTAAACGTAGTGGCCGATACTAGCGTACATAAAGTCGGCAAAGGAAGCTTAATCGTAAATTCTAGTGGCAATAAAACATTAAGATTAGGCGACGGTATCGTGGATCTAAGAGCCGTAAACGCCTTTGAAAAAATTTATTTAACGAGCGGTAGAGGTTTATTAAGACTCAGCGTAGACGATAGCCTAAAAGATAAAATTTTCTTTGGAAACGGCGGAGGAAAGCTTGATTTAAACGGATTCGATCAAATTTTTAATAACGTTTCGGCTAATTCAAACGCCGCTAAAATCACGAATTTATCCACTCAAAAAGCAACGCTTAAAATAAACGGCGAAAGCGGTAAGGATACGATATTTCATGCGAGCGTAGATAAAAATATAGACGTAAAACACGATGGGCAAGGGCGAGAGCTCGTATTTGACGGCGGTTTTGATATAGATGGAAGTTTGAGTCTAAATAACGCCAAGGTTACGCTTCAAGGACATCCGACCGCTCATGCTACGGCAGATGCTAGCGTCTTAACGCAGGCGGTAAAGGATAAAATAGCCGCCGCCGGTTTAAGCGAACCTTCGTATATGGATTTAACTCGCCCCTCTACGCTATCGCAGCCTGATTGGGATAAACGAAAATTTAATACGAAAGAGGGCATAAAAATAAACTCTTCAGAACTTACGATAGGTAAGGACGCGGACGTAAATAGCGATATAGAGGCGAAAAATTCCGTTATAAATTTAAGCGGCGAATTAACTCACTATATCGATAAATTCGACGGCTCAAATACTTATGACGACGGCTTAAAATACCGCCAAAACGTAGAAAAAGGAAATTTGCTAGTTAAAGACGTTAGCTTTAAAAATAGAATCGTCATGGATAGCGACAGCATGTTAAGAGTCGGCGGCACGAAGACTAAGCTAAAAGAGCTTGTCATAAACGGCAAAAATACGGCTCCTACTCGCAGCATAGTGGCTGGAAGCGGTAAATTAGAAATAGAAAATTTAGACGTTAGCGGAGCAAACAAACTAACCTTTGACCCCGATACGATCGTAGCTAAAAATTTAAATATAAAAAATTTTAGTAATGCAAATGAGCCTATTTTGGATTTTAAAAAGGTTTTGACGCTTGGCGCGGGGATGAAATTTAATATCGATTTTACGGCGGCTTTGAAAGGCGAGATGACTGCTGAAAAAACCTATACGCTCGTAAGCGCAGAAAGTATCGTAAACAAAGGCGCGATATTTAATACCGAGCAAAAAATTAACGGTCTTTTTACGACTTATGCCATAAAAGACGGCAAAATTATGATGAGATTAAGCGATAAAAAAGCCGAGAATCCGTCTGCGACGCCGGGATCTGAGCAGGAGCTAAGGTTGACCGGATTTAGCGAACGCCAAAATAAAATTTTAAATATGTTTAAAAATAGACCGGAGTATGAAAGCGCCATCCAAAGCGGCGATACCGAGACTTTAAGACAAATGGCGTTAAAGGCGGAATCCGATATGAAGAAAATTTCGGCTTCGTCTTTAAAAGTTAGCGCCAAAGCCTTACAAAACGGCAATGAGTTAATAAATTCGAGATTATCTCAAATTACTCAGTTAAGAGCAAAGGCCGATATTTCGCAGTTTAGGCTAGCGGGACTTGAGAGCGATTTTAAGCCGACCGCCGCAATAGCCTACGAAGCGGCCGAGGCTAGCAGACAAAGAAATAATTTCTGGGTGAACGTAAACGGAGCGTACTTTAAAGATAAAGATAGCGGCGGTGATTTAAAATTTTACGGCACGTATATAGGCTACGACAGGAGCTATGACGAGTTTATTTTAGGCGTGAATGCGGGCATGAGCAAGGCTAAATTTAACTCTGGCGCCATGAGCGACGATGCTAAAATTTATAGCTTTGGAGCGTATGGATTTTTTGAGCGAGACGCTCATGAGATACAGAGCAATCTAAATTTAGCCTTCGTAAATTCTAAGCGCAGCTTAAACGATTCGCAAAAGGCTAGCGTAAGAAGCACGGGTATCCTTTCAAGCAACTACTATAAATATAAAATTTCGATCGGCTCAAACGGCGAATATACTCAGGCTATCAAGCCCGTACTTGCGCTAGAATTTGGCGCAAACGGCGTAAAGGGCTTTAAAAACGACAGATACGATCAAAGAGATATAAACGACTTTAACGTAGCTTTAGGAGTCGGCGTCGAATATGTGTTAAATAGCGATAAAAATGCATTTGCGGCACAATTTCTAGTAAAACAAAATATCTATAACTCTGACGATAAATCTTACGTTTCGCTAAATAACTCAAACGAATACGTCGACTACAAGCTCGACAATAACAAACCGGTCTATAAGCTAAATTTGATCGCGGATGCGAAAATTAGCGAAAATTTCGCGCTTTCTTATCAACTTGGCGGAATGTTAGGTAACGACAAAAGCTACGGCGTAAGCGGCGGCATAAAGCTGGAATATAAATTTTAA
- a CDS encoding phage integrase SAM-like domain-containing protein — translation MAGKLKNYNSSFGVNKYPGIFFNNLASGDVVFYMRVTLEGKKANVKIGSKSEGVNITYAYNKKKEFDAKQRNGELPDSISKKIAAKNNKNSLKFDEIADAFFNFKLEKEPDNAINIKEQRRDYEIYHKDKLGGLATTQITPETISEHHKDISQIISPKTKRKLSQSRINAIMGIVRTIFNHAIKNDLIDHISPYKIELKKQTTSERDFWSLSR, via the coding sequence ATGGCAGGAAAACTTAAAAATTACAACTCATCGTTCGGAGTCAATAAATACCCGGGAATTTTCTTTAATAATCTAGCTAGCGGTGACGTAGTTTTTTATATGAGAGTTACGCTTGAGGGTAAAAAGGCAAACGTCAAAATCGGGTCGAAATCCGAAGGTGTAAATATAACCTACGCATATAACAAAAAGAAAGAATTCGACGCAAAGCAAAGAAACGGAGAGCTTCCCGATAGCATATCCAAGAAAATAGCTGCCAAGAATAACAAAAACTCGCTTAAATTTGATGAGATCGCAGACGCCTTTTTTAATTTTAAACTAGAAAAAGAACCTGATAACGCCATCAATATAAAAGAGCAAAGGCGAGATTATGAAATTTACCATAAGGATAAATTAGGTGGTCTAGCCACGACGCAGATAACGCCCGAGACGATAAGCGAGCACCATAAGGATATCTCTCAAATCATCTCTCCTAAAACCAAACGTAAATTATCGCAATCTCGCATAAATGCCATAATGGGTATAGTTAGGACGATTTTTAATCACGCTATAAAAAATGACCTTATCGATCATATTAGCCCGTACAAAATAGAGCTAAAAAAACAAACAACAAGCGAGAGAGATTTTTGGAGCTTATCGAGATAG
- a CDS encoding tyrosine-type recombinase/integrase, protein MSDATNRVVIHTLRHTFASHLAIKGTPILTIKKLMNHSDINHTLRYAKLMPDSGREMVESLYE, encoded by the coding sequence ATAAGCGACGCAACCAATAGAGTAGTTATTCATACCCTTAGGCATACGTTCGCTTCACATCTAGCTATAAAAGGCACTCCTATACTAACGATAAAAAAGCTAATGAATCACTCTGATATCAACCATACCTTAAGATACGCTAAACTAATGCCGGATAGCGGACGAGAGATGGTGGAATCTTTGTATGAGTAG
- a CDS encoding type II toxin-antitoxin system RelE/ParE family toxin → MWSIEFASEAIKDEFLGLPVGLRQRGYKMFELLEARGNTLGEPYTKSLNDGLFEIRIKSDEGIAKSIYCYEIGKRIIILLTFVKKTQKTPKSILNLAEQRLREFKDGNR, encoded by the coding sequence ATGTGGAGCATAGAGTTTGCAAGCGAAGCCATAAAAGATGAATTCTTGGGATTGCCCGTAGGACTTAGACAAAGAGGCTATAAAATGTTCGAGCTCTTAGAGGCTAGGGGTAATACCTTAGGGGAGCCGTACACCAAAAGCCTAAATGACGGACTATTTGAGATACGTATAAAGTCGGATGAAGGTATAGCTAAAAGCATATATTGTTATGAAATCGGCAAAAGGATAATAATCCTGCTAACTTTTGTCAAAAAAACGCAAAAAACGCCAAAAAGCATACTAAATTTGGCGGAACAAAGATTAAGGGAGTTTAAAGATGGGAACCGTTAA
- a CDS encoding helix-turn-helix domain-containing protein: MGTVNFREVLKEELKNPEFKAQYDALEDEYKAIEALIDARSEAGLTQSEVAKRMGITQSAVARIESGAYNIKYKTFFNYIKACGKRVAIV; the protein is encoded by the coding sequence ATGGGAACCGTTAATTTTAGAGAAGTTTTAAAAGAAGAGCTAAAGAATCCAGAATTTAAAGCGCAATACGATGCGTTAGAGGACGAATATAAAGCCATAGAAGCTTTAATAGACGCCAGAAGCGAAGCCGGGCTAACTCAAAGCGAGGTAGCTAAAAGGATGGGCATAACCCAATCAGCCGTAGCTAGGATAGAAAGCGGAGCGTATAATATCAAGTATAAAACATTTTTTAACTACATAAAAGCTTGCGGTAAAAGAGTGGCGATAGTTTGA
- the fdhD gene encoding formate dehydrogenase accessory sulfurtransferase FdhD encodes MQPIFTTQITKFKGAQKSVVDDILVREIKLEIYINGKRFGALMATPTDQEALAAGYLISENLIASPEDIESIELSEDALSVRVKAKINEKRLEQFDEEKVIISGCGRSSTANIDPEAMAARSIKADVKFNKDEILRQMGQFYTQCELYEMTGCVHTAKLFVSGEQFYIGEDIAQHNTIDKAVGKAILAGAQLQNSFLMVSGRLSSEMVAKAVMHGIPVLVSRTAPTSLGVVIARKFKLTLCGFARGENINVYSGTERIHE; translated from the coding sequence ATGCAACCTATTTTTACGACCCAAATCACCAAATTTAAAGGCGCGCAAAAAAGCGTCGTTGATGATATTTTGGTGCGCGAGATCAAGCTTGAGATCTACATAAACGGCAAGCGTTTCGGCGCGCTCATGGCAACTCCGACCGATCAGGAGGCACTAGCTGCAGGCTATCTCATCAGCGAAAATTTGATCGCAAGCCCTGAGGATATCGAGAGTATAGAGCTTTCAGAGGATGCTTTAAGCGTGCGGGTAAAGGCTAAAATCAACGAAAAGCGCCTCGAGCAGTTTGACGAGGAAAAGGTGATAATCAGCGGCTGCGGGCGCAGCTCGACGGCAAACATCGACCCTGAGGCTATGGCGGCGCGCTCTATAAAGGCCGACGTCAAATTTAACAAAGACGAAATTTTGCGCCAGATGGGGCAGTTTTACACGCAGTGCGAGCTTTACGAGATGACGGGCTGCGTGCATACGGCTAAGCTTTTCGTAAGCGGCGAGCAGTTTTACATCGGCGAGGATATCGCTCAGCACAACACTATAGACAAAGCCGTCGGCAAAGCTATACTAGCCGGCGCGCAGCTGCAAAATTCGTTTTTGATGGTGAGCGGCAGGCTCAGCTCTGAAATGGTCGCAAAAGCGGTCATGCACGGCATACCCGTGCTAGTCTCGCGTACGGCTCCTACTAGCCTTGGCGTCGTGATAGCGCGTAAATTTAAGCTCACGCTGTGCGGCTTTGCGCGCGGCGAAAATATAAACGTATATAGCGGCACGGAGAGAATCCATGAGTGA